A single genomic interval of Nocardioides nitrophenolicus harbors:
- a CDS encoding nuclear transport factor 2 family protein: MTDTDRREIHDTVLRYCRAVDRLDYAGIRAVYADDGVDHHTGFTGPADDYVAWLREVLPRLDGTMHIVGNHLAEVVGDQAVAETYGTAVHWGTPASEARLNFTTGFRYVDHFVRTPAGWRIRERFAVREWTRSDAGRLLAPEGEGPRGRRDGSDPVLVLRRAVLGED; the protein is encoded by the coding sequence GTGACCGACACCGACCGCCGCGAGATCCACGACACCGTGCTCCGCTACTGCCGGGCGGTCGACCGGCTCGACTACGCCGGCATCCGGGCGGTGTACGCCGACGACGGGGTCGACCACCACACCGGCTTCACCGGGCCGGCCGACGACTACGTCGCGTGGCTGCGCGAGGTGCTGCCGCGGCTCGACGGCACGATGCACATCGTCGGCAACCATCTGGCGGAGGTCGTGGGCGACCAGGCGGTCGCGGAGACCTATGGCACGGCCGTGCACTGGGGCACGCCGGCCAGCGAGGCGCGGCTCAACTTCACGACCGGCTTCCGGTACGTCGACCACTTCGTCCGTACGCCGGCCGGCTGGCGGATCCGGGAGCGGTTCGCCGTCCGGGAGTGGACCCGCAGCGACGCCGGCCGGCTCCTGGCCCCGGAGGGCGAGGGTCCCCGAGGCCGGCGCGACGGGAGCGACCCGGTCCTCGTCCTGCGCCGGGCGGTGCTGGGCGAGGACTGA
- a CDS encoding UDP-N-acetylglucosamine--LPS N-acetylglucosamine transferase, whose protein sequence is MRVLLVSSSGGHLAQLMCLRPWWEKHDRHWVTFDTADAVAKLEGESVTWAHHPTTRNLVNLARNSVQAHHVLDEFGPDVVVSTGAAVAVPYFWLRHRRRTSSIYLEVYDRIETRTLTGKLCRPASDLFLVQWPEQQHLYRSSVLVGELW, encoded by the coding sequence ATGCGGGTGCTTCTCGTCTCCTCCTCGGGGGGCCATCTCGCCCAGCTGATGTGCCTGCGTCCCTGGTGGGAGAAGCACGACCGGCACTGGGTCACCTTCGACACCGCGGACGCCGTCGCCAAGCTCGAGGGCGAGAGCGTGACCTGGGCGCACCACCCGACGACCCGCAACCTGGTCAACCTGGCCCGGAACTCGGTGCAGGCCCACCACGTGCTCGACGAGTTCGGCCCGGACGTCGTGGTCTCGACGGGGGCGGCCGTGGCGGTGCCGTACTTCTGGCTGCGGCACCGACGGCGGACCTCGTCGATCTACCTCGAGGTGTACGACCGGATCGAGACCCGCACCCTCACCGGCAAGCTGTGCCGGCCGGCCAGCGACCTCTTCCTCGTGCAGTGGCCCGAGCAGCAGCACCTGTACCGGTCCTCGGTCCTGGTGGGCGAGCTGTGGTGA
- a CDS encoding helix-turn-helix transcriptional regulator, with product MSRTEADENEWDFRFRTRMRELREAKGMTQTDLARELSEYPLLKLGHQPTIARIEAGDRPVRLGEAPFIARELGTTVHAMVAEEGSDEDLDLFLDVLYSEISGLSGALADFEAEFDDPSRAARALYERAHSQGASLDEAVAGGSVLATRITDALAAFDVVMKAWDGLRDAVRTLEEQPFTIHPGREAESSAERDG from the coding sequence GTGAGCCGGACGGAAGCTGATGAGAATGAGTGGGACTTCCGATTTCGCACGCGCATGAGGGAGTTGCGAGAGGCGAAGGGGATGACTCAGACCGATCTCGCCAGAGAGTTGTCGGAGTACCCGCTTCTGAAGCTGGGGCATCAACCGACGATCGCGCGGATTGAAGCTGGCGATCGGCCGGTCCGGCTTGGAGAGGCACCGTTCATTGCGAGGGAACTGGGGACGACGGTCCACGCGATGGTCGCGGAGGAGGGGTCAGATGAAGATCTGGACCTGTTCCTTGACGTCCTCTATAGCGAGATCAGTGGGCTTAGCGGGGCGCTGGCGGACTTCGAGGCCGAGTTCGACGACCCCTCTAGAGCTGCCCGCGCTCTGTATGAGCGGGCGCACTCTCAGGGGGCCAGCCTCGATGAGGCGGTTGCCGGCGGATCCGTCCTCGCGACGCGGATCACAGATGCGCTTGCGGCATTCGATGTGGTCATGAAGGCATGGGACGGACTGCGTGATGCGGTTCGGACACTAGAAGAGCAGCCTTTCACGATTCATCCTGGGCGCGAGGCTGAGTCTTCAGCGGAACGTGATGGCTAG
- a CDS encoding sensor histidine kinase: MLHPYGVLLLEDPSRQSVAAAGHLCMVLSDLVLLASALVLSFDVSIGHSLVRARMATAATLVAVQDLPLVMMSLGDAAHGGHSYRLTAGHLVTVLVLLAVLSVGLRDQHPPRVNPMLGGLLLGLGVLGVRLGLILTDPSPFLSVDRWPDLLVLAAITAVTVLVTVSLLSSPLPRWAAVRLACGVFVLFAARVAATLTEATSPPPGVIAGIVLCDALFATTVIGLLLSSLREHSSLEASLVLRAAEAEATVQHDREVAHEMRAATAGIVAGVHLLTSDQVPPGPRRLALKHMVDAEAARLGRTCIDDGPDQVTEIAVDDVVEPLVIAQEALGHRVHWHPDGHRVLARHDALAEVLNVLLTNAHRHAHGRATTVVSQVTGECVEIRVSDQGPGVEPELEDRLFQWGARGVASTGQGIGLQRAHRLMLELGGSLHHERSAASRGGGATFVVTLPAARTAAGPVPRPHVSAAAPPAHVVPTTAVAG; the protein is encoded by the coding sequence ATGCTCCACCCGTACGGCGTCCTGCTGCTGGAGGACCCGTCCCGGCAGTCCGTGGCCGCGGCCGGCCACCTGTGCATGGTGCTGTCCGACCTGGTGCTGCTCGCCAGCGCCCTGGTGCTCTCCTTCGACGTCAGCATCGGGCACAGCCTGGTCCGCGCCCGGATGGCGACCGCGGCCACCCTGGTCGCCGTCCAGGACCTGCCCCTGGTGATGATGTCGCTCGGCGACGCGGCGCACGGCGGGCACAGCTACCGCCTCACCGCCGGTCACCTGGTGACGGTGCTGGTGCTGCTCGCCGTGCTCTCCGTCGGTCTCCGCGACCAGCACCCGCCGCGGGTCAACCCGATGCTCGGCGGGCTGCTGCTCGGACTCGGCGTCCTGGGTGTCCGGCTCGGGCTGATCCTCACCGATCCCTCACCCTTCCTGTCGGTCGACCGCTGGCCGGACCTGCTGGTGCTCGCCGCGATCACCGCCGTCACCGTGCTGGTCACCGTGAGCCTGCTCAGCTCGCCGCTGCCCCGCTGGGCGGCGGTGCGACTGGCGTGCGGCGTCTTCGTGCTCTTCGCGGCCCGGGTGGCGGCGACGCTGACCGAGGCGACCTCGCCGCCCCCGGGCGTGATCGCGGGCATCGTGCTGTGCGACGCGCTCTTCGCGACCACGGTCATCGGGCTGCTGCTCTCCTCGCTGCGCGAGCACAGCTCGCTCGAGGCCAGCCTGGTCCTGCGGGCGGCCGAGGCCGAGGCGACCGTGCAGCACGACCGCGAGGTGGCCCACGAGATGCGGGCCGCGACGGCGGGGATCGTGGCCGGCGTCCACCTGCTCACCAGCGACCAGGTCCCGCCCGGTCCGCGGCGCCTGGCCCTCAAGCACATGGTCGACGCGGAGGCCGCCCGCCTCGGTCGCACCTGCATCGACGACGGTCCCGACCAGGTGACCGAGATCGCGGTCGACGACGTCGTCGAACCGCTCGTCATCGCCCAGGAGGCACTCGGCCACCGCGTGCACTGGCATCCGGACGGGCACCGCGTGCTCGCCCGTCACGACGCTCTCGCGGAGGTTCTCAACGTGCTGCTCACCAACGCCCATCGCCACGCCCACGGCCGAGCCACCACCGTCGTCTCCCAGGTGACCGGCGAGTGCGTCGAGATCCGGGTCTCCGACCAGGGACCGGGCGTCGAGCCGGAGCTGGAGGACCGGCTCTTCCAGTGGGGCGCCCGCGGCGTGGCCTCCACCGGTCAGGGCATCGGCCTGCAGCGGGCGCACCGGCTGATGCTCGAGCTCGGCGGCTCGCTCCACCACGAGCGGTCCGCCGCCTCCCGCGGGGGCGGCGCCACCTTCGTGGTGACCCTCCCCGCCGCACGGACGGCGGCCGGTCCCGTGCCGAGGCCGCACGTGTCCGCGGCCGCCCCACCGGCGCACGTCGTACCGACGACGGCCGTGGCGGGGTGA
- a CDS encoding response regulator transcription factor: protein MSTGRPRPMRITIIDDHALFAESVSLTLESEGYVVRRIDLTDAHATLATVLATALRSAPRVILLDLDLGRVGDGMRLITPLAAAGIAVVVVTGSGESARRGECLRRGAKAVLVKTCPLHEVVATVRRARDGLPLMNAEERGSLIELALHDRDEVRDIRTRLDRLTRREMEVLGALMRGAPVREIARTSVVSEATVRTQVKSILAKLEMSSQLAAVGAAYKVGWHPPS, encoded by the coding sequence ATGTCGACCGGACGCCCCCGCCCGATGCGGATCACGATCATCGACGACCACGCGCTGTTCGCCGAGTCGGTCTCCCTCACCTTGGAGTCCGAGGGCTATGTCGTACGCCGGATCGACCTCACCGACGCGCACGCCACCCTCGCCACGGTGCTCGCGACCGCCCTGCGCAGCGCGCCCCGGGTGATCCTGCTCGACCTCGACCTGGGGCGCGTGGGCGACGGGATGCGGCTGATCACCCCGCTCGCGGCGGCCGGCATCGCGGTCGTGGTGGTCACCGGCAGCGGGGAGAGCGCCCGCCGTGGCGAATGCCTGCGCCGGGGCGCCAAGGCGGTCCTGGTCAAGACCTGCCCGCTGCACGAGGTGGTGGCCACCGTCCGCCGCGCCCGCGACGGGCTGCCGCTCATGAACGCCGAGGAGCGCGGCTCCCTGATCGAGCTGGCGCTCCACGATCGCGACGAGGTCCGCGACATCCGGACCCGGCTGGACCGGCTCACCCGGCGCGAGATGGAGGTGCTCGGCGCGCTCATGCGCGGCGCCCCGGTCCGCGAGATCGCCCGTACCAGCGTGGTCTCCGAGGCCACCGTCCGGACCCAGGTGAAGTCGATCCTGGCCAAGCTGGAGATGAGCTCCCAGCTCGCCGCCGTCGGCGCGGCGTACAAGGTCGGGTGGCATCCGCCCTCGTAG
- a CDS encoding exopolysaccharide biosynthesis polyprenyl glycosylphosphotransferase — protein sequence MTVLSARTTVTPAEHGGSRATAPLHRAGRMRAAADALAALVVVLVASLVPDAIARVGPALLFVPMWVAAVCATGDYQLPGHLGARCRRLAVAALVLPTGALLVADLVGYPLSAGTVAAVCALSALLGGAARGTMAVLARSGVRLSGVTHRVVVAGTVVTLPALVERLGKSPAQRFEVVGACDLASCVARAADDSADAVILAPDPTVSAADLQRLCWCLEDAGVAIFVWTGLLTSPAGRTRLDLGDQLPLLHLGAPRRLGPSHAVKHLLDRVLATLALLLLAPLLLALALAIRLDSPGPAFFRQTRIGRADAPFTIWKLRTMRCDADLAEPDLVALDEGSGPLFKIHRDPRITRVGRWLRRTSLDELPQLINVALGQMSLVGPRPALPSEVAAYLPDVRHRLVVRPGMTGLWQVSGRSDLSWDDTVRLDQQYVDNWSLLLDAKILLRTAGAVLSGRGAY from the coding sequence ATGACCGTCCTGTCGGCCCGCACCACCGTCACACCCGCCGAGCACGGGGGCTCCCGGGCCACGGCGCCGCTGCACCGGGCCGGGCGGATGCGCGCCGCCGCCGACGCCCTGGCCGCGCTGGTCGTGGTGCTGGTGGCGAGCCTGGTACCCGACGCGATCGCGCGCGTGGGGCCGGCCCTGCTCTTCGTCCCGATGTGGGTGGCCGCGGTCTGCGCGACCGGCGACTACCAGCTGCCGGGCCATCTCGGCGCCCGCTGCCGGCGACTCGCCGTGGCGGCGCTGGTGCTGCCCACGGGTGCGCTGCTGGTGGCCGACCTGGTCGGCTATCCGCTCTCGGCCGGCACGGTCGCCGCGGTGTGCGCGCTCAGCGCGCTGCTCGGTGGCGCGGCCCGCGGCACGATGGCCGTCCTCGCCCGCAGCGGCGTCCGGCTCAGCGGCGTGACCCACCGCGTGGTCGTCGCCGGCACCGTCGTGACCCTGCCCGCGCTGGTGGAGCGGCTCGGGAAGTCCCCCGCCCAGCGCTTCGAGGTGGTCGGTGCGTGCGACCTCGCGTCCTGCGTCGCCAGGGCCGCGGACGACAGCGCCGACGCGGTGATCCTCGCGCCGGACCCGACCGTCTCGGCCGCCGACCTGCAGCGCCTGTGCTGGTGCCTGGAGGACGCCGGCGTCGCGATCTTCGTCTGGACCGGGCTGCTGACCTCGCCGGCCGGCCGGACCCGACTCGACCTCGGCGACCAGCTCCCGCTGCTCCACCTCGGCGCACCCCGCCGGCTGGGCCCGTCCCACGCGGTCAAGCACCTCCTCGACCGCGTGCTCGCCACCCTGGCACTGCTCCTGCTCGCCCCCCTGCTGCTGGCGCTGGCGCTGGCGATCCGCCTGGACTCGCCCGGCCCGGCCTTCTTCCGGCAGACCCGGATCGGCCGCGCCGACGCGCCGTTCACCATCTGGAAGCTGCGCACCATGCGCTGCGACGCCGACCTCGCCGAGCCCGACCTGGTCGCGCTCGACGAGGGCAGCGGGCCGCTGTTCAAGATCCACCGCGACCCCCGGATCACCCGCGTGGGGCGGTGGCTGCGACGTACCTCTCTCGACGAGCTGCCCCAGCTGATCAACGTCGCGCTCGGCCAGATGTCCCTGGTCGGCCCGCGCCCGGCGCTGCCGTCGGAGGTCGCGGCCTACCTGCCCGACGTACGCCACCGGCTGGTGGTGCGGCCCGGGATGACCGGGCTGTGGCAGGTGTCGGGTCGCTCGGACCTGTCCTGGGACGACACCGTCCGCCTCGACCAGCAGTACGTCGACAACTGGTCGCTGCTGCTCGACGCCAAGATCCTGCTCCGCACCGCCGGCGCCGTCCTCAGCGGCCGCGGGGCCTACTGA
- a CDS encoding YajQ family cyclic di-GMP-binding protein — MADSSFDIVSKIDRQEVDNALGQTAREISTRFDFKGTGATIEWKGEHAIEISASADDRASAVLSVFQDKLIKRNQSLKILDASEPRQSGQVSKIGITLKEGISSEDAKKVCKLIRDEGPKGVKAQIQGDELRVSSKKRDDLQAVQALVKAQDYDFAVQFTNYR, encoded by the coding sequence ATGGCCGACTCCTCGTTCGACATCGTCTCCAAGATCGACCGCCAGGAGGTCGACAACGCGCTCGGGCAGACGGCGCGCGAGATCTCGACCCGCTTCGACTTCAAGGGCACCGGCGCCACGATCGAGTGGAAGGGCGAGCACGCGATCGAGATCAGCGCGTCCGCCGACGACCGGGCCAGCGCCGTGCTCAGCGTCTTCCAGGACAAGCTGATCAAGCGCAACCAGTCGCTCAAGATCCTCGACGCCTCCGAGCCGCGCCAGTCCGGCCAGGTGTCCAAGATCGGGATCACCCTCAAGGAGGGGATCAGCTCCGAGGACGCCAAGAAGGTCTGCAAGCTGATCCGCGACGAGGGCCCCAAGGGCGTCAAGGCCCAGATCCAGGGCGACGAGCTGCGCGTGTCGTCCAAGAAGCGCGACGACCTGCAGGCCGTCCAGGCGCTGGTCAAGGCGCAGGACTACGACTTCGCGGTGCAGTTCACCAACTACCGCTGA
- a CDS encoding helix-turn-helix transcriptional regulator, with protein MGDRERLLRIAQVAEWIGVSENTLRYWRQLAQGDHPQSVGPPSAKFGKRIVYRESDVQAWIDAQFEKATG; from the coding sequence ATGGGAGATCGGGAGCGCCTGCTCCGCATCGCGCAGGTGGCCGAGTGGATCGGCGTCTCAGAAAACACTCTTCGCTACTGGCGCCAGCTCGCGCAGGGCGATCACCCGCAGTCCGTCGGACCGCCCTCGGCGAAGTTCGGCAAGCGGATCGTCTACCGCGAATCCGACGTCCAGGCATGGATCGACGCCCAGTTCGAGAAGGCCACCGGATGA
- a CDS encoding tyrosine-type recombinase/integrase, whose product MASVAKRPNGKWRARYRDDAGKEHARHFDRKLDAQRWLDDETAGLVRGDWIDPRHGKITFDQWFADWSGRQVWADGTLEAAQQAAASVTFGALPMRKILRSHVEAWVKEMSSGSADGARKPLAASTTKMRFNFVHMTFRAAVRDKVIREAPSDGVALPKVAKAEVTMMIPTAEQVATARETCPDPAFVGFIAVCAYAGLRLGEAAGLQVGDVDFLRREIRVRRQVQGQAAATAKVVPPKAGSARTIYIDDKLVELLSKHVRDIGTWGDEGWLFGVGTLLNRNSAGHLWRQTRQPLGMDAFTLHDLRHFYASGLIAAGCDVVTVQHALGHSSPTITLNTYSHLWPKSEDRTRAAAASLWARADSVRTQRPDDVPDLRRQR is encoded by the coding sequence ATGGCTAGCGTCGCGAAGCGGCCGAACGGCAAGTGGCGCGCCCGGTACCGCGATGACGCCGGCAAGGAGCACGCCCGCCACTTCGACCGCAAGCTAGACGCCCAGCGGTGGCTCGACGACGAGACCGCCGGCCTGGTCCGGGGCGACTGGATCGACCCGCGGCACGGCAAGATCACTTTCGACCAATGGTTCGCCGACTGGTCTGGTCGCCAAGTCTGGGCAGACGGCACGCTCGAGGCCGCACAGCAGGCGGCGGCATCGGTGACGTTCGGTGCTCTCCCGATGCGCAAGATCCTCCGCTCGCACGTTGAGGCGTGGGTCAAGGAGATGAGCTCCGGCAGCGCTGACGGTGCAAGGAAGCCGCTCGCCGCGAGCACCACGAAGATGCGCTTCAACTTCGTCCACATGACGTTCCGGGCCGCCGTCCGCGACAAGGTGATCCGGGAGGCGCCCTCGGACGGCGTCGCGCTCCCCAAGGTCGCCAAGGCCGAGGTCACCATGATGATCCCGACAGCCGAGCAGGTCGCGACCGCGCGTGAGACCTGCCCCGACCCGGCGTTCGTCGGCTTCATTGCCGTGTGCGCCTACGCCGGTCTCCGGCTCGGCGAGGCGGCCGGGCTCCAGGTCGGCGATGTCGACTTCCTGCGTCGCGAGATCCGCGTGCGCCGCCAGGTCCAGGGGCAGGCGGCAGCGACCGCCAAGGTCGTGCCGCCCAAGGCAGGATCGGCTCGCACGATCTACATCGACGACAAGCTGGTCGAGCTGCTGTCGAAGCATGTCCGCGATATCGGCACCTGGGGTGACGAGGGCTGGCTGTTCGGCGTCGGGACGCTGCTCAACCGGAACTCGGCTGGCCACTTGTGGCGGCAGACTCGGCAGCCGCTCGGCATGGACGCCTTCACGCTGCATGACCTGCGCCACTTCTATGCGTCGGGCCTGATCGCCGCCGGCTGCGACGTCGTCACGGTCCAGCACGCGCTCGGGCACTCGTCGCCCACGATCACGCTCAACACGTATTCGCACCTGTGGCCCAAGTCAGAGGACCGCACGCGGGCCGCAGCGGCCTCGCTCTGGGCTCGTGCGGACTCTGTGCGGACTCAGCGGCCCGACGACGTGCCTGACCTGCGGCGTCAGCGGTAG
- a CDS encoding glycosyltransferase, with the protein MTPARPPLVAVFLGTDHHRFDRLLGWVGRLVEQRRFVFHVQHGATPLPAGLTGERLMGPAAMADLLDRADAVITHGGPGSIMDAREHGHLPIVVPRDPHQGEHVDDHQQRFARFVSRTGLVVTAYDEAELANRLALAVLTGRRHPTEHRVSPTLARFEALVEDLVHR; encoded by the coding sequence GTGACGCCCGCGCGGCCGCCGCTCGTGGCGGTGTTCCTCGGCACGGACCACCACCGGTTCGACCGGCTGCTGGGCTGGGTGGGCCGGCTGGTCGAGCAGCGCCGGTTCGTCTTCCACGTGCAGCACGGCGCCACCCCGCTGCCGGCGGGCCTGACGGGCGAGCGGCTGATGGGACCGGCCGCGATGGCCGACCTGCTGGACCGGGCGGACGCGGTGATCACGCACGGCGGACCGGGCTCGATCATGGACGCCCGCGAGCACGGGCACCTCCCGATCGTGGTGCCCCGCGACCCGCACCAGGGCGAGCACGTCGACGACCACCAGCAGCGCTTCGCCCGCTTCGTCTCGCGAACCGGCCTGGTCGTGACGGCGTACGACGAGGCGGAGCTCGCGAACCGGCTGGCGCTCGCCGTGCTCACCGGTCGTCGCCACCCGACCGAGCACCGGGTGTCGCCCACGCTGGCCCGGTTCGAGGCCCTGGTCGAGGATCTGGTGCACCGATGA